Below is a genomic region from Bartonella harrusi.
CGGTTTTACCACATTTTTTTTTATTGCGTCTATGTTGGCAATTTACACATATGGACGTTTTGTTAAAAACGCTAAGGGGGAATGTTCTTATGCGTTGACTGTTAAGAAAGATGAAACTAAGTTTGATCGTATAGTGAGTAAATTAGCAGAAGAAACAGATGGATTAGGAGTTGAGAAAGATGCTCTTTCACTCATCATCAGTAATCTGGATGCTTTTTGTATTCGTGCGATAGGAGCTGCACAAGCGGGGCGTAGCCTTGATCTGATGTATTATATTTGGGACGATGATTTAACAGGGCGCTTATTACTAAGCGAAATAGTAGAGGCAGCTGATCGTGGTGTTCGGGTGCGTCTTCTTTTAGATGATATTAATGCGCAAGCGCGAGATCCAGCTTATATTGCTCTAGATAAACATCCCCATATTGAGGTAAGAATGTTTAATCCAGGGCGATCACGTAAGGGTGGTTTACGTCGTGGTTTAGAGATTATATTGCGGGCAATCACTGTTACACGTAGAATGCATAATAAGGCTTTTATTGTAGATGGTCGGGTAGCTTTTGTAGGAGGACGCAATCTTGCGGATTCTTATTTTGATGCTGGTGAAGAATCGCATTTTCGAGATTTAGATTTGATGCTTATCGGTCCCTCGGTTAAAAAGGTAGAAAATATCTTTGATGATTTTTGGAATAGTGCTGTCGTTTTACCAATTCATACTTTGGTTTTTCCTAAAAGTGCAAGCGACTTTGGCTATTGGAAGAATAAATTACGAGAGTTTCGCGATTCTAAAGTTGCAAAAGTTTATTTAGATTATGTCAAGGAGCATATTAATTTTGACAGTTTTATCCAAGCAGGAAAGCGATTATTTTTAGCAGATAAAGTTGTCGTTCTTTCTGATCCTCCAGAAAAGGCCTTACGCAAAAAAGCAGGCAATTGGCTCATGAAGGCGCTTGCACAAGTTATAGGTGAGGCTAAAAAAACAGTTCAGATTACATCACCTTATTTTGTTCCTGGTAAGTTAGGTACGCAGCATTTTAGCAAATTGGTTTCCAAGGGTGTTGATGTCAAAATTCTTACGAATTCCTTAGCGGCCACTGATGTGGCTCTGGTGCATGGTGGTTATGTACCATATCGTAAAGCATTATTGAAAAATGGTGTTAAGCTTTATGAATTAAAACCGGATAGCAATACGCGAGGATTGCGTCTTTTTCGATCCAGTAAGGCAAGTTTACACACCAAAGCTTTTTTAGTTGATCGTAAGACTGCTTTTATTGGCTCTTTAAATTTTGACCCTAGATCAGCTGCGTTGAATACGGAAATGGGCATCCTTTTTGAATGTGCACCGATTACAGCGAGGTTGGATATGCTTTTTTCTGAAGAAACAACAGGCGAAATGAGTTATCATCTGCGTCTTGGTGAGAATAACCGTATTTATTGGGATTTTATTGAAAACGAAAAACAATATAGTGTTGATTCTGAACCAGAAAGCAATTTTGGGCGCCGTATGTTTGCTAAAATAATAAGTTGGTTACCTATTGAATCACAATTGTAGATTTTATAAACTATAATAAGAAGATTATTTTAATTTTTCTTTTCATTTTTTTTGTCGCATGGCATAATTTTTTGCCAATTCGCAACGTGTGAGAACCGCAATTGTATTGAAACAGCTTGCGGTGTTTTTGTTATAAAAGGAATTTGGCTATGGCAAAGATTGTTGAAACAGGAACGGGTGCATTGGCACTGACTTTTGATGATGTGCTTTTACAGCCAGGTTATTCTCTTGTTATGCCTAGCCAAGTCGATCTTAGAACGCGTGTTGCTGCTGATATTACGCTCAATTTGCCGTTACTTTCTGCTGCAATGGATACTGTAACAGAATCGCGTTTAGCAATCGCTATGGCACAAGCTGGTGGTCTTGGTGTTATTCATCGTAATATGTCTCCTGCAGAGCAGGCTGAAGAAGTTCGTCAGGTCAAGAAGTTTGAGTCTGGTATGGTTGTTAACCCAGTAACAATTGGGCCAGATGCAACACTTGAAAAAGCAAAAGATTTGATGCGCTCTTATGGCATTTCGGGTATTCCAGTTGTTGAAAATGACGTTAAAGGTGAGATGGCTGGACGGCTAGTTGGCATTTTAACGAATAGGGATGTGCGTTTTGCATCGGATCCAAAACAGAAAATCTATGAATTAATGACCCATGAAAATTTAATTACGGTACGTGAAAATGTTCAACTGAGTGAAGCAAAGTATCTTTTACATCATCACCGTATTGAAAAATTATTGGTTGTAGATGAACAAAATCGTTGTGTTGGTTTGATAACCGTTAAGGATATTGAAAAAGCACAATTAAATCCAAATGCAGCCAAGGATTTCCAAGGTCGTTTACGTGTTGGAGCTGCTAGCAGTGTGGGGCGTGATGGGATTGAGCGAGCGGAACGGCTTATTGACGCAGGTGTCGATGTGTTGGTGATTGATACAGCGCACGGGCATTCTCAACGTGTGCTAGAAACTGTTGAACGAATTAAAAAGATGGCGTGTTCTACAGCGGTTATTGCTGGTAATGTAGCGACTTCTGAGGCAACGCAAGCGTTAATTGATAATGGTGCAGATGCCGTAAAGGTTGGTATTGGTCCTGGTTCTATTTGCACAACACGAATTGTTGCAGGTGTTGGTGTTCCTCAACTTGCAGCTATTATGAGTGCTGCAGAAGTTGCTGAAAAAGCGGGTATCCCCATCATTGCTGATGGTGGCATTAAAGCTTCAGGTGATTTTGCTAAAGCATTAGCAGGTGGAGCGTGTGCTGCTATGATTGGTTCCCTTTTAGCCGGTACAGATGAAAGTCCAGGCGAAGTTTATCTGTATCAAGGGCGGTCTTTTAAAGCCTATCGTGGTATGGGATCAGTTGGTGCTATGGCAAGGGGATCGGCAGATCGTTATTTTCAAGACGAAGTGCGTGATGAACTTAAATTGGTTCCTGAAGGTGTGGAGGGTCAAGTAGCTTATAAAGGTTCGATAGCTTCGGTTTTACATCAGCTTGCTGGTGGATTACGTGCTTCGATGGGATATGTTGGAGCAAAAGATCTCGCAGAATTTCGTGAAAAAGCAACATTTGTTCGTATCACAAATGCTGGACTCCATGAAAGTCATACACATGATGTTGCTATCACACGAGAGAGCCCAAATTACCGGGGCCCTGTTTGAGATGTAAGACTTTAGAGCTCTGTTGGGGCGTAAAAGTCTTTTGAGAAAATACAGAGAGGCTGCAATTTTTTCTTTTTATGATTTGGTATAAAGAATCCCAAAAAGAAAGAACTGGAGGTTTATGTTCCAATTCTTTCCAAAGGTTATATAAAATGAAGGGAATTAGCTTTTTGTAGTCTTCCGCTCCGTCTTTGACGCGCGTTGGCGAGTGTTCGCCTGATCACTTGGCACGGATTTCTTTCCAGTGTTTGAGGGCATTGTATTGTGACGGCTTTTAGATGAAGTTGTTTTTCCATTATTATAAGTATTCATAGTTTTCTCCTTTTAGATTATCTGGCTTAAAGCCATTACAGTAAAAACGGTCTTACTAAATAGAGGTTCCAAGCGTTTTTTAAAAAGTTAATATTTTGCTAGGAATAATGGGCGTGCTGGTTTTTTAAGAGAAGTATTTTTTCTGATTTTCAGAAAGGGAGCATTTTCAAGAGAGGAGATATTTTGTTACGTGTTTTTTATAGCAGTGCTATGAAAAATCAATTTTGCAAATCATAAAGCTTTGATGATTTTTGTATATGCATATTGGAAAAAAGAATTTAAGAACTTACACTGTTTTGTAGTAACAAACTGGCACCATCAGACTCTTTGCCGGCCCCCAATGTTGCGAAAGCTCTTGGTATTTAGACGATTCATGAAAGGCATTTTTACGCCTTTCTTTAGAGTTTTTTACCCACACGACAGCCCCGCTTATGACGTGCAGAAACATAGTTTAGGTTGATTCAATTAAGAGGATTTAAAATGGGGGAATCTTACAAGGCTTGGGGAGTCTCATTCAAAATACAAAACAGTAAATTATCATTATAAATCAATTCTTTGCAGTATAAAAGAAGTACATATATTTAAGTGACAAGAATGTGAATAATAAGTATATGAAATAAAGAATTTGAAATGCTATAAAATGATAATCGGAATCACTAATCTTTCAATGACAATTGTATATTTTTTTGAAAAAAATTAAAGTTTATAAAGGTAATTTTCCATATTATTTAAAGACTTATAAGAATTCAAATCGGAGAAATGAATGCGCTTAGGTGGGCGTTTGCGTGCGGCAATGGATATTTTACAAGAGTTAGAAACGCAGCATTGCTCTGTAGGGGAAGTATTAAAATCTTGGGGACTTTCGCATCGTTTTGCTGGAGCAAATGATCGTGCAGCAATTGGTACAATTGTTTATGATGTTTTAAGACGACGTTATTCTTTACAATGGCGCATGGAGAGTGATGATGTGAGGGATATTGTTTTCGGTACCTTATTAGATACTGGAAAAATGACCATTGAACAAATTGATAGTGAATTAGAAGGAGATCGATTTGCACCGCAACCCTTAGGGGTTAGACAGCGTCAATCATGGCAAAAACGACAATTAGTTGATGCACCGGATTATATTCGTGGTGATATTCCTCAATGGTGTCAAGCGCATCTTCTTCCTTTATGTCCAGATGATTGGGTCATTGAAGCTGCTGCATTAGCAACGCGTCCTTCTTTAGATTTACGCGTGAATAGCTTAAAGGCAACGCCGGAGAAGGTGCTTAAGGAATTAGCAAAAAACAAATTTCAAGCAATCTCATGGTTTCCGCAAGCTTTAAGAATTGCGCCAATAGAAAAGTTTGACCGTCATCCCAATGTTCAAGTTGAGCATGCTTTTCAAAGGGGAGACTTTGAAATACAGGATTTGGGGTCTCAGATTGTTGCTTATCTTGTCGAAGCAAAAGCAGGTATGCAGATATTAGATTATTGTGCTGGGGCTGGTGGTAAAACGTTGGCTTTGGCGGCCAGTATGCAGAATCAGGGGCAAATTTATGCTTATGATTCAAGTAAAGTCCGTTTAGCTCCTATCTTTGATCGTCTACGGCGCGCTGGTGTTTGTAATGTACAGCCACGAGGTTATGTAACGGAATTAAAGCCGTTAATAGGTTGCATGGATAGAGTTTTACTAGATGCACCATGCAGCGGAACAGGAACATGGCGGCGGCGGCCAAATACGAAATGGCGTTTGACATTAGAAAAAGTAAGACAACGCCAAACGGAACAGAAAGCTATTTTGAAGGAGGCTATCGATTATCTTAAACCAAATGGGCGTTTAGTTTATATTACATGTTCTCTTTTT
It encodes:
- a CDS encoding RsmB/NOP family class I SAM-dependent RNA methyltransferase, whose amino-acid sequence is MRLGGRLRAAMDILQELETQHCSVGEVLKSWGLSHRFAGANDRAAIGTIVYDVLRRRYSLQWRMESDDVRDIVFGTLLDTGKMTIEQIDSELEGDRFAPQPLGVRQRQSWQKRQLVDAPDYIRGDIPQWCQAHLLPLCPDDWVIEAAALATRPSLDLRVNSLKATPEKVLKELAKNKFQAISWFPQALRIAPIEKFDRHPNVQVEHAFQRGDFEIQDLGSQIVAYLVEAKAGMQILDYCAGAGGKTLALAASMQNQGQIYAYDSSKVRLAPIFDRLRRAGVCNVQPRGYVTELKPLIGCMDRVLLDAPCSGTGTWRRRPNTKWRLTLEKVRQRQTEQKAILKEAIDYLKPNGRLVYITCSLFIDENEEQISHFLQQNSNFDCVNMRALWQKHFRFSPVQPIFSNYGLTLSPATTKTDGFFLSVLQKKH
- the guaB gene encoding IMP dehydrogenase produces the protein MAKIVETGTGALALTFDDVLLQPGYSLVMPSQVDLRTRVAADITLNLPLLSAAMDTVTESRLAIAMAQAGGLGVIHRNMSPAEQAEEVRQVKKFESGMVVNPVTIGPDATLEKAKDLMRSYGISGIPVVENDVKGEMAGRLVGILTNRDVRFASDPKQKIYELMTHENLITVRENVQLSEAKYLLHHHRIEKLLVVDEQNRCVGLITVKDIEKAQLNPNAAKDFQGRLRVGAASSVGRDGIERAERLIDAGVDVLVIDTAHGHSQRVLETVERIKKMACSTAVIAGNVATSEATQALIDNGADAVKVGIGPGSICTTRIVAGVGVPQLAAIMSAAEVAEKAGIPIIADGGIKASGDFAKALAGGACAAMIGSLLAGTDESPGEVYLYQGRSFKAYRGMGSVGAMARGSADRYFQDEVRDELKLVPEGVEGQVAYKGSIASVLHQLAGGLRASMGYVGAKDLAEFREKATFVRITNAGLHESHTHDVAITRESPNYRGPV
- a CDS encoding phospholipase D family protein, with product MTLLQIVIGFTTFFFIASMLAIYTYGRFVKNAKGECSYALTVKKDETKFDRIVSKLAEETDGLGVEKDALSLIISNLDAFCIRAIGAAQAGRSLDLMYYIWDDDLTGRLLLSEIVEAADRGVRVRLLLDDINAQARDPAYIALDKHPHIEVRMFNPGRSRKGGLRRGLEIILRAITVTRRMHNKAFIVDGRVAFVGGRNLADSYFDAGEESHFRDLDLMLIGPSVKKVENIFDDFWNSAVVLPIHTLVFPKSASDFGYWKNKLREFRDSKVAKVYLDYVKEHINFDSFIQAGKRLFLADKVVVLSDPPEKALRKKAGNWLMKALAQVIGEAKKTVQITSPYFVPGKLGTQHFSKLVSKGVDVKILTNSLAATDVALVHGGYVPYRKALLKNGVKLYELKPDSNTRGLRLFRSSKASLHTKAFLVDRKTAFIGSLNFDPRSAALNTEMGILFECAPITARLDMLFSEETTGEMSYHLRLGENNRIYWDFIENEKQYSVDSEPESNFGRRMFAKIISWLPIESQL